A single window of Streptomyces aquilus DNA harbors:
- a CDS encoding alpha-mannosidase has translation MHDDRRLVEARLKRVLDERIRPAVYPESVPLEVAVWHAPGEPVPVAEGLAAEPVPIEVGARWGAPWGTSWFRVSGTVPETWAGKTVEALLDLGFDENMPGFQCEGLVYRPDGTPVKGLNPRNQWVRIGAPVEGGEEVRLHVEAASNPVILDYHPFLPTQLGDKETAGSEPQYTLTRMDLAVFDETVWQLVLDLEVLGELMHELPMDSARRWDIVRAVDRALDAVDLQDVNGSAAQARVRLETVLTEPAAPSAHRISAVGHAHIDSAWLWPLRETVRKVARTTSNMTALLEDEPEFVFAMSQAQQWAWVRDHRPEVWARVKKAVADGRFVPAGGMWVESDTNMPGSEAMARQFVHGKRFFLDEFGIENDEAWLPDTFGFAAGLPQIIKAAGSKWLLTQKISWSQTNKFPHHTFRWEGIDGTRIFTHFPPVDTYNCSMKGSEIAHAARNFKDKGVARHSLAPTGWGDGGGGTTREMIAKAARLRDLEGSATVVWETPAEFFAKAEAEYPEPPVWVGELYLELHRATLTSQAGTKQGNRRSEHLLREAELWAATASVRAGFPYPYEELDRIWKTVLLHQFHDILPGSSIAWVHREARKTYERIAEELTAIIDAAQRSLAGEGDRELVFNATPHTRAGVPAGGAATPAVQGRTRITPRPAGGHILDNGLLRIEIDGDGLVVSAHDIDADRETIAPGTAANLLQLHPDFPNMWDAWDVDEFYRNTVTDLTAADEVVADGGTGVRIVRTFGSSRVTQLLSLAPGERRLLLVTEVDWHETEKFLKLAFPLDVHAERYASETQFGHFHRPTHTNTSWEAAKFEACNHRFVHLEEPGWGVAVANDSTYGHDVTRTVRTDGDGGTTTTVRVSLLRAPRFPDPETDQGVHRFRHALIPGADIGDAVREGWRINLPERRLTGAGEVAPLVTVDQDAVVITAVKLADDGSGDVVVRLHEAHGGRVRATLTAGFEVADVTATDLLERPLPETPERDGNRVPLRLRPFQLVTLRLRRAESGV, from the coding sequence ATGCATGACGACCGCCGTCTGGTCGAGGCCCGGCTCAAGCGTGTCCTCGACGAGCGCATCCGCCCCGCCGTGTACCCCGAGTCCGTGCCGCTGGAGGTGGCGGTCTGGCACGCCCCCGGCGAGCCGGTGCCGGTCGCCGAAGGGCTGGCGGCCGAGCCCGTACCGATCGAGGTCGGCGCCCGCTGGGGCGCTCCCTGGGGGACCAGCTGGTTCCGGGTCTCCGGGACGGTCCCGGAGACGTGGGCCGGGAAGACCGTCGAGGCCCTCCTCGACCTCGGCTTCGACGAGAACATGCCCGGCTTCCAGTGCGAGGGCCTGGTCTACCGGCCCGACGGCACCCCGGTGAAGGGCCTCAACCCGCGCAACCAGTGGGTCAGGATCGGTGCGCCCGTCGAGGGCGGCGAGGAGGTGCGGCTGCACGTCGAGGCCGCCTCCAACCCCGTCATCCTCGACTACCACCCCTTCCTGCCCACGCAGTTGGGCGACAAGGAGACCGCGGGCAGCGAGCCCCAGTACACGCTCACCCGCATGGACCTCGCCGTCTTCGACGAGACCGTGTGGCAGCTCGTCCTCGACCTGGAGGTGCTCGGCGAGCTGATGCACGAGCTGCCGATGGACTCGGCGCGCCGCTGGGACATCGTGCGGGCGGTGGACCGGGCCCTGGACGCCGTCGACCTCCAGGACGTGAACGGCAGCGCCGCGCAGGCGCGGGTACGCCTGGAGACCGTCCTGACCGAGCCCGCCGCCCCCTCCGCCCACCGCATCAGCGCGGTCGGCCACGCGCACATCGACTCGGCGTGGCTGTGGCCGCTGCGCGAGACGGTGCGCAAGGTGGCCCGCACGACCTCCAACATGACCGCGCTGCTGGAGGACGAACCGGAGTTCGTCTTCGCCATGTCGCAGGCCCAGCAGTGGGCCTGGGTCCGCGACCACCGGCCCGAGGTGTGGGCGCGGGTGAAGAAGGCGGTGGCGGACGGGAGGTTCGTGCCCGCCGGGGGCATGTGGGTGGAGTCGGACACCAACATGCCGGGCTCGGAGGCGATGGCCCGTCAGTTCGTGCACGGCAAGCGGTTCTTCCTCGACGAGTTCGGCATCGAGAACGACGAGGCATGGCTGCCGGACACCTTCGGCTTCGCGGCCGGTCTGCCGCAGATCATCAAGGCGGCGGGCTCCAAGTGGCTGCTGACCCAGAAGATCTCCTGGTCCCAGACGAACAAGTTCCCGCACCACACGTTCCGTTGGGAGGGCATCGACGGCACCCGCATCTTCACGCACTTCCCGCCCGTCGACACCTACAACTGCTCCATGAAGGGCAGCGAGATCGCCCACGCGGCCCGCAACTTCAAGGACAAGGGCGTCGCCCGGCACTCCCTCGCCCCGACCGGCTGGGGCGACGGAGGCGGCGGCACGACCCGCGAGATGATCGCCAAGGCGGCCCGGCTGCGCGACCTGGAAGGCTCGGCGACGGTCGTGTGGGAGACCCCGGCGGAGTTCTTCGCGAAGGCCGAGGCCGAGTACCCGGAACCGCCCGTGTGGGTCGGGGAGTTGTACCTCGAACTCCACCGTGCCACTCTCACCAGCCAGGCCGGGACCAAGCAGGGCAACCGCCGCAGCGAACACCTCCTGCGGGAAGCCGAACTGTGGGCGGCGACCGCGTCCGTGCGGGCCGGATTCCCCTACCCCTACGAGGAGTTGGACCGCATCTGGAAGACGGTCCTGCTCCACCAGTTCCATGACATCCTGCCCGGCTCCTCCATCGCCTGGGTGCACCGCGAGGCGCGGAAGACGTACGAGCGGATCGCCGAGGAACTGACCGCGATCATCGACGCCGCCCAGCGCAGCCTGGCGGGAGAGGGGGACCGGGAGCTGGTCTTCAACGCCACCCCGCACACCCGTGCCGGCGTCCCGGCGGGCGGCGCCGCCACCCCGGCCGTCCAAGGCCGCACCCGGATCACCCCGCGCCCCGCCGGCGGGCACATCCTCGACAACGGCCTCCTGCGCATCGAGATCGACGGCGACGGACTGGTCGTCTCGGCCCACGACATCGATGCCGACCGGGAGACCATCGCCCCGGGCACGGCCGCCAACCTCCTGCAACTCCACCCCGACTTCCCGAACATGTGGGACGCCTGGGACGTCGACGAGTTCTACCGCAACACGGTCACCGACCTGACGGCCGCGGACGAGGTCGTCGCCGACGGCGGGACCGGCGTGCGGATCGTCCGCACCTTCGGCTCCTCCCGCGTCACCCAACTGCTGTCCCTCGCACCGGGGGAGCGGCGGCTGCTCCTTGTCACGGAGGTCGACTGGCACGAGACGGAGAAGTTCCTGAAGCTGGCGTTCCCGCTGGACGTGCACGCCGAACGGTACGCGTCGGAGACCCAGTTCGGGCACTTCCACCGCCCCACCCACACGAACACCAGTTGGGAGGCGGCCAAGTTCGAGGCCTGCAACCACCGCTTCGTCCACCTGGAGGAACCGGGCTGGGGCGTCGCCGTCGCCAACGACTCGACGTACGGCCACGACGTGACCCGCACGGTACGGACGGACGGCGACGGCGGTACGACCACCACCGTCCGGGTCTCCCTGCTGCGCGCCCCGCGCTTCCCCGACCCCGAGACCGACCAGGGCGTCCACCGTTTCCGGCACGCGCTGATCCCCGGCGCGGACATCGGCGACGCGGTCCGTGAGGGCTGGCGGATCAACCTGCCGGAACGACGGCTCACCGGCGCCGGCGAGGTCGCGCCGCTGGTCACGGTCGACCAGGACGCCGTCGTGATCACCGCGGTGAAGCTGGCCGACGACGGCAGCGGCGATGTGGTGGTCCGTCTGCACGAGGCCCACGGCGGGCGGGTGCGCGCCACCCTGACCGCCGGCTTCGAGGTGGCGGACGTGACGGCGACGGACCTCCTGGAGCGGCCCCTGCCGGAAACCCCGGAACGGGACGGCAACCGCGTCCCGCTGCGCCTGCGCCCCTTCCAGCTCGTCACCCTGCGCTTGCGGAGGGCAGAATCCGGGGTGTGA
- a CDS encoding winged helix DNA-binding domain-containing protein has product MTSTSTSPPTISARELNRATLARQLLLRREPLGVADAVRRLLALQAQQPASPYLALWNRLDGFDPAELDAAFADRTLVKATLLRITLHTVHRDDYRTVREAMQPTLYASRLGYRFAAAGLTPADAAELEPGFLEFAGRQPRSNGDLAGWLTERVGAEKKDGAWWGLRSYAPLVHVPTGGPWSFEYAPSYIAAPEGRFTGEPAPEAALRTLVLRYLEGFGPASAADIAQFAMVQRARVRTALKELGETLEVIAGPEGRTLYDVQGGPRPPADTAAPPRLLPMWDSVLLAYDDRGRVIPPDYRKLVTRVNGDVLPTLLVDGYVAGVWRPLAGGIEATAFHDLPDATWDALAEEARVLLAFLADRDPSVYRRYAHWWTKLPAGLARVLPG; this is encoded by the coding sequence GTGACGAGCACCTCGACGAGCCCCCCGACGATCAGCGCGCGGGAACTCAACCGGGCCACCCTCGCCCGCCAGCTGCTGCTGCGCCGCGAGCCGCTGGGAGTCGCCGATGCCGTGCGGCGGCTCCTCGCCCTCCAGGCGCAGCAGCCGGCGTCGCCGTATCTCGCGCTGTGGAACCGGCTCGACGGCTTCGACCCGGCCGAGCTGGACGCGGCCTTCGCCGACCGCACGCTCGTCAAGGCGACCCTCCTGCGGATCACCCTGCACACGGTCCACCGCGACGACTACCGCACGGTCCGGGAGGCGATGCAGCCGACGCTGTACGCCTCCCGGCTCGGCTACCGCTTCGCCGCCGCGGGGCTCACCCCGGCGGACGCCGCCGAACTGGAGCCGGGTTTCCTGGAGTTCGCCGGGCGGCAACCCCGCTCGAACGGCGACCTGGCGGGCTGGCTGACGGAGCGGGTGGGGGCGGAGAAGAAGGACGGCGCGTGGTGGGGACTGCGCTCGTACGCCCCGCTGGTGCACGTACCGACCGGCGGACCCTGGTCGTTCGAGTACGCGCCGTCGTACATCGCCGCCCCCGAAGGCCGCTTCACCGGCGAGCCGGCGCCGGAAGCGGCGCTGCGAACCCTCGTCCTGCGCTACCTGGAAGGCTTCGGACCCGCGTCGGCGGCGGACATCGCCCAGTTCGCGATGGTCCAACGGGCGCGCGTCCGGACGGCGTTGAAGGAACTCGGGGAGACACTGGAGGTGATCGCCGGACCCGAGGGCAGAACGCTGTACGACGTCCAGGGCGGCCCGCGCCCACCCGCCGACACCGCCGCCCCACCCCGCCTCCTCCCCATGTGGGACAGCGTCCTGCTGGCGTACGACGACCGCGGCCGGGTGATCCCGCCCGACTACCGCAAGCTGGTGACCCGCGTCAACGGCGACGTCCTGCCGACGCTGCTGGTCGACGGGTACGTGGCCGGTGTCTGGCGCCCCCTGGCGGGCGGCATCGAGGCGACCGCCTTCCATGATCTCCCGGACGCGACGTGGGACGCCTTGGCCGAGGAGGCGCGCGTCCTGCTGGCGTTCCTGGCGGACCGGGACCCGTCGGTCTACCGCCGCTACGCCCACTGGTGGACCAAGCTGCCCGCGGGACTGGCACGGGTGCTCCCCGGCTAG
- a CDS encoding FadR/GntR family transcriptional regulator, with the protein MEETPQKGTVTQRAIEQIKAMIAQGSLEPGQRLPTERDLAVQLGISRSSMREAIRALTVLGVLEARHGSGIYVTQLEAGDLLETFGVVADLSRGPRLVELLEVRRILESTATALAAARITPDQLAEVEKHLTAMNATDDPEVILAHDLAFHREIALAAGNETMAAILEGLSSRTFRARVWRGYQEEGAFERTRREHAAIHRALVAHDPEAARAAAAAHVGEVEQWLRSQITEA; encoded by the coding sequence GTGGAGGAGACCCCGCAGAAGGGCACGGTGACCCAGCGGGCGATCGAGCAGATCAAGGCGATGATCGCCCAGGGCAGTCTGGAGCCCGGGCAGCGGCTGCCCACGGAACGGGATCTGGCCGTGCAGCTGGGGATCTCGCGCAGCTCGATGCGGGAGGCGATCCGCGCGCTCACGGTGCTGGGCGTGCTGGAGGCCCGGCACGGTTCGGGCATCTACGTCACGCAGCTGGAGGCGGGCGACCTGCTGGAGACGTTCGGTGTGGTGGCCGATCTGTCCCGGGGGCCGCGGCTGGTGGAGCTGCTGGAGGTGCGGCGCATCCTGGAGTCGACGGCCACCGCACTGGCGGCGGCCCGGATCACCCCGGACCAACTGGCCGAGGTGGAGAAACACCTCACCGCGATGAACGCCACCGACGATCCCGAGGTGATCCTCGCCCACGACCTCGCCTTCCATCGCGAGATCGCCCTGGCCGCGGGCAACGAGACCATGGCCGCGATCCTGGAGGGCCTGTCCTCACGCACCTTCCGGGCCCGGGTCTGGCGCGGCTACCAGGAGGAGGGCGCCTTCGAGCGCACCCGCCGGGAACACGCGGCCATCCATCGCGCCCTGGTCGCCCACGACCCCGAGGCGGCACGGGCCGCGGCGGCGGCGCATGTGGGCGAGGTGGAGCAGTGGCTGCGGTCGCAGATCACGGAAGCCTAG
- a CDS encoding sugar ABC transporter substrate-binding protein, protein MPRRTVRNGWHNRRISAWAVRTTAAAACAGLALTACGSTKDTGGSTSAGGDGDGKVGVILPLLTSPFWQSYNDYVPKMAKSEGVDALKTVNSNSDPSQQITDINTELNQGVEGLVVAPLDSAAIEAGLDQAERKGVPVVAVDVAPDKGKVAMVVRANNVAYGEKACQYLGKQIPSGKVVQIMGDLASVNGRERSEAFRACVKKNFPKLKVLEIPAKWESDTAASKLDTLLNANPDIKGIYLQAGGVYLAPTLQTLKSKGMLKTAGQDGHITIVSNDGIPQEYDAIRKGQIDATVSQPADLYAKYGMYYIKAAMQGKTFEPGPTDHGSTIVKLPNGILEDQLPAPLVTKDNVDDPDLWGNTVT, encoded by the coding sequence ATGCCCCGCAGGACAGTGCGGAACGGATGGCACAACAGGCGAATATCCGCGTGGGCGGTGCGTACGACGGCTGCGGCCGCCTGCGCCGGCCTCGCGCTCACGGCATGCGGCAGCACCAAGGACACCGGCGGCTCCACCAGCGCCGGAGGCGACGGGGACGGCAAGGTCGGGGTGATCCTGCCCCTGCTGACCTCGCCGTTCTGGCAGTCGTACAACGACTACGTCCCGAAGATGGCGAAGTCCGAAGGCGTCGACGCGCTGAAGACGGTCAACTCCAACAGCGACCCCTCGCAGCAGATCACCGACATCAACACCGAACTCAACCAGGGCGTCGAGGGCCTGGTCGTCGCCCCGCTGGACAGTGCCGCCATCGAAGCCGGCCTGGACCAGGCGGAACGCAAGGGCGTCCCCGTGGTCGCCGTCGACGTGGCCCCCGACAAGGGCAAGGTCGCCATGGTCGTGCGCGCGAACAACGTCGCCTACGGCGAGAAGGCCTGCCAGTACCTCGGCAAGCAGATCCCCTCCGGCAAGGTCGTGCAGATCATGGGCGACCTCGCCTCGGTCAACGGCCGGGAGCGCTCGGAGGCGTTCCGTGCCTGTGTGAAGAAGAACTTCCCCAAGCTCAAGGTGCTGGAGATCCCCGCCAAGTGGGAGTCCGACACGGCCGCCTCCAAGCTCGACACCCTGCTGAACGCCAACCCCGACATCAAGGGCATCTACCTGCAGGCCGGCGGCGTCTACCTCGCGCCGACCCTCCAGACCCTGAAGTCCAAGGGCATGCTCAAAACGGCCGGACAGGACGGGCACATCACGATCGTCTCCAACGACGGCATCCCGCAGGAGTACGACGCCATCCGCAAGGGCCAGATCGACGCCACCGTCTCCCAGCCCGCGGACCTCTACGCCAAGTACGGCATGTACTACATCAAGGCCGCGATGCAGGGGAAGACGTTCGAGCCCGGCCCCACGGACCACGGTTCGACGATCGTCAAGCTGCCCAACGGCATCCTGGAGGACCAGCTGCCGGCGCCGCTGGTCACCAAGGACAACGTCGACGACCCCGACCTGTGGGGCAACACCGTCACATGA
- a CDS encoding sugar ABC transporter ATP-binding protein — MTTALVEAQGIVKRYGPTTALADGRLTVLPRESHALVGRNGAGKSTLVSILTGLQSPDEGTVRFDGEPAPALADRDAWRRRVACVYQKPTVVPELTVAENLFINRQPLHRGFISWRTLRRDAAELLGTWDVHVDPEARTSDLKVEDRQMVEIARALSFGARFIVLDEPTAQLDNREIERLFTRMRALQESGVTFLFISHHLQEVYEVCQTVTVLRDARWITTAPVANLPRAALVEAMAGETVTEQAVRGRDVDEKAPVLLDARGLTSDAYQDIDLTVRRGEVVGLAGISGSGKIELAESFTGLHTPTSGTARLDGKQLPFGDVQAALRAGVGCVPRDRHGQGLVFGMSIGDNATMSVLDRLGRFGFVGSDRKRGFAAELIDRLDIHTEGPDQPVSDLSGGNAQKVVMARALASDPTLLVLINPTAGVDVKSKESLLAHVDSARDDGTAVLVVSDELDDLRRCDRVLVLFHGRVVAEHAAGWRDHELIASIEGVDHHHG; from the coding sequence ATGACCACGGCACTCGTAGAAGCCCAGGGCATTGTCAAGCGGTACGGCCCCACGACCGCCCTCGCCGACGGCCGGCTCACCGTCCTGCCGCGTGAGTCCCACGCCCTCGTCGGCCGCAACGGCGCCGGCAAGTCGACGCTGGTGAGCATCCTCACCGGCCTCCAGTCGCCCGACGAGGGCACGGTCCGCTTCGACGGCGAACCGGCACCCGCGCTCGCCGACCGGGACGCCTGGCGGCGCAGGGTCGCCTGCGTCTACCAGAAGCCGACCGTCGTCCCCGAACTCACCGTCGCCGAGAACCTGTTCATCAACCGCCAGCCCCTGCACCGCGGATTCATCAGCTGGCGCACCCTCCGCAGGGACGCCGCCGAACTCCTCGGCACCTGGGACGTCCACGTCGACCCCGAGGCCCGTACCTCCGACCTCAAGGTCGAGGACCGCCAAATGGTGGAGATCGCACGGGCGTTGAGCTTCGGCGCCCGCTTCATCGTCCTCGACGAGCCGACCGCGCAACTCGACAACCGCGAGATCGAACGGCTCTTCACCCGGATGCGGGCCCTCCAGGAGTCCGGCGTCACCTTCCTGTTCATCTCCCACCACCTCCAGGAGGTCTACGAGGTCTGCCAGACCGTCACCGTCCTGCGCGATGCCCGCTGGATCACCACGGCACCCGTGGCGAACCTGCCGAGGGCCGCGTTGGTGGAGGCCATGGCGGGGGAGACGGTCACCGAACAGGCCGTGCGCGGCAGGGACGTCGACGAGAAGGCCCCCGTCCTGCTCGACGCCCGGGGGCTCACCTCCGACGCCTACCAGGACATCGACCTGACCGTCCGGCGGGGCGAGGTCGTCGGGCTGGCCGGCATCAGCGGCAGCGGGAAGATCGAGCTGGCGGAGTCGTTCACGGGACTGCACACGCCGACCAGCGGCACCGCTCGACTCGACGGCAAACAGCTGCCGTTCGGTGACGTCCAGGCGGCCCTGCGCGCCGGCGTCGGCTGCGTCCCCCGGGACCGGCACGGCCAGGGCCTGGTCTTCGGCATGAGCATCGGCGACAACGCCACCATGAGCGTCCTCGACCGGCTCGGCCGCTTCGGCTTCGTCGGCAGCGACCGCAAACGGGGCTTCGCCGCCGAGCTGATCGACCGCCTCGACATCCACACCGAGGGCCCCGACCAGCCCGTCTCCGACCTGTCCGGCGGCAACGCGCAGAAGGTCGTCATGGCCCGCGCCCTCGCCTCCGACCCCACTCTCCTCGTCCTCATCAACCCCACCGCGGGCGTCGACGTGAAGTCCAAGGAGTCGCTGCTCGCCCACGTGGACAGCGCCCGCGACGACGGCACCGCCGTCCTCGTCGTCTCCGACGAACTCGACGACCTGCGCCGCTGCGACCGTGTGCTCGTTCTCTTCCACGGCCGCGTGGTCGCCGAGCACGCGGCCGGCTGGCGCGACCACGAGCTGATCGCCTCCATCGAAGGAGTGGACCACCACCATGGCTGA
- a CDS encoding ABC transporter permease has translation MADTKAPPVKAINLPEARAARTVLLRRARELALVPALLLLMVLGAVVNDSFLTERNLISILGASAALAMVVLAESLVLITGKFDLSLESVVGIAPAVGALLVLPAAQSGWGTELPAALALLAVVLVGAAVGAFNGVLVVKFKLNAFIVTLAMLIVLRGLLVGATKGKTLFGMPDSFYSLATTTFLNIPMSVWLAAAAFAVAGFVLKYHRVGRALYAIGGNADAARAAGIRVERVMLGVFVVAGALAAVGGIIQTGYVGAISANQGNNMIFTVFAAAVIGGISLDGGRGTMFGALTGVLLLGVVQNLLTLAQVPSFWIQAIYGGIILLALMIARVTTGRAQD, from the coding sequence ATGGCTGACACCAAGGCTCCGCCGGTGAAGGCGATCAACCTTCCCGAGGCCCGGGCCGCCCGCACCGTCCTGCTCCGCCGCGCCCGCGAACTCGCCCTCGTCCCCGCCCTGTTGCTGCTCATGGTGCTCGGCGCGGTCGTCAACGACTCCTTCCTCACCGAACGCAACCTGATCTCGATCCTCGGCGCCTCCGCCGCGCTCGCCATGGTGGTGCTCGCCGAGTCGCTGGTGCTGATCACCGGCAAGTTCGACCTGTCGCTGGAGTCCGTCGTCGGCATCGCCCCTGCGGTGGGCGCGCTCCTGGTCCTGCCCGCCGCCCAGTCCGGCTGGGGCACCGAACTCCCGGCCGCCCTCGCCCTGTTGGCCGTCGTCCTCGTCGGCGCGGCGGTCGGCGCCTTCAACGGCGTCCTCGTCGTCAAGTTCAAGCTCAACGCGTTCATCGTGACGCTCGCGATGCTGATCGTCCTGCGCGGTCTGCTGGTCGGCGCGACCAAGGGCAAGACCCTCTTCGGCATGCCGGACAGCTTCTACTCCCTGGCCACCACCACCTTCCTGAACATCCCGATGTCCGTGTGGCTGGCGGCGGCGGCCTTCGCGGTCGCCGGGTTCGTGCTCAAGTACCACCGCGTAGGGCGCGCCCTGTACGCGATCGGCGGCAACGCGGACGCGGCCCGCGCGGCCGGCATCCGCGTCGAGCGCGTGATGCTCGGGGTGTTCGTCGTCGCGGGTGCCCTCGCGGCGGTCGGCGGGATCATCCAGACCGGCTACGTCGGCGCGATCAGCGCAAACCAGGGCAACAACATGATCTTCACCGTGTTCGCGGCCGCGGTGATCGGCGGCATCAGCCTCGACGGCGGCCGGGGCACCATGTTCGGCGCGCTGACCGGCGTACTCCTGCTGGGCGTCGTACAGAACCTGCTCACCCTCGCCCAGGTGCCGTCCTTCTGGATCCAGGCGATCTACGGCGGCATCATCCTCCTCGCCCTCATGATCGCCCGCGTCACCACCGGCCGCGCCCAGGACTAG
- a CDS encoding L-fuconate dehydratase, whose protein sequence is MSPTPGPPARITALETHDIRFPTSRELDGSDAMNPDPDYSAAYVVLRTDAGDGHEGHGFSFTIGRGNEVQVAAIQALRHHVVGRSVEELCADPGTLNRDLIGDSQLRWLGPEKGVMHMAIGAVVNAVWDLAAKRAEKPLWRLLADAEPEWLVRQIDFRYLTDALTPEEALQILRRGRTGAEERIGTLLERGYPAYTTSPGWLGYDDAKLTRLAAEAVADGFRQIKLKVGADLDDDLRRCRVARAVVGPGIRIAIDANQRWDVAEAVRWTKALAEFDPYWIEEPTSPDDVLGHAAIRKAVAPVKVATGEHVQNRVVFKQLLQAGAVDVVQIDAARVGGVPENLAILLLAAKFGVPVCPHAGGVGLCELVQHLSMFDYVAVTGTTEDRVIEYVDHLHDHFLDPVVISEGHYTAPTAPGFSAAMRPESIARYTFPDGAFWAEDLAGEPNTKGHAA, encoded by the coding sequence GTGTCACCGACCCCCGGCCCCCCTGCTCGCATCACCGCGCTCGAGACCCACGACATCCGTTTCCCGACCTCGCGCGAGCTCGACGGCTCCGACGCGATGAACCCGGACCCCGACTACTCGGCCGCGTACGTCGTGCTGCGCACCGACGCCGGTGACGGGCACGAGGGGCACGGTTTCAGCTTCACCATCGGGCGGGGCAACGAGGTCCAGGTGGCCGCCATCCAGGCCCTGCGGCACCACGTGGTCGGACGGTCCGTCGAGGAGCTGTGCGCCGACCCCGGGACCCTGAACCGCGACCTGATCGGCGACAGCCAACTGCGCTGGCTCGGTCCCGAGAAGGGCGTGATGCACATGGCGATCGGCGCGGTCGTCAACGCCGTGTGGGACCTCGCCGCCAAACGCGCGGAGAAACCCCTGTGGCGGCTGCTCGCCGACGCCGAACCGGAGTGGCTGGTCCGCCAGATCGACTTCCGGTACCTCACGGACGCCCTCACACCGGAGGAGGCGCTCCAGATCCTGCGCCGGGGGAGGACGGGCGCGGAGGAACGTATCGGCACGCTGCTGGAACGCGGCTACCCCGCCTACACCACCTCCCCGGGCTGGCTCGGCTACGACGACGCCAAGCTCACCCGCCTCGCCGCCGAGGCCGTCGCCGACGGCTTCCGGCAGATCAAACTGAAGGTCGGCGCCGACCTCGACGACGACCTGCGGCGCTGCCGGGTCGCCCGCGCCGTCGTCGGCCCCGGCATCCGCATCGCGATCGACGCCAACCAGCGCTGGGACGTCGCCGAGGCCGTCCGCTGGACCAAGGCCCTCGCCGAGTTCGACCCGTACTGGATCGAGGAACCCACCAGCCCCGACGACGTCCTCGGCCACGCGGCGATCCGCAAGGCCGTCGCCCCGGTCAAGGTCGCCACCGGCGAACACGTCCAGAACCGGGTCGTCTTCAAGCAGCTCCTCCAGGCGGGCGCCGTCGACGTCGTCCAGATCGACGCCGCCCGCGTCGGCGGCGTCCCCGAGAACCTCGCGATTTTGCTGCTCGCCGCCAAGTTCGGCGTGCCGGTCTGCCCGCACGCGGGCGGCGTGGGCCTGTGCGAACTCGTCCAGCACCTGTCGATGTTCGACTACGTCGCCGTCACCGGCACCACCGAGGACCGTGTCATCGAGTACGTCGATCATCTGCACGACCACTTCCTCGACCCCGTGGTGATCAGCGAGGGTCACTACACGGCCCCCACCGCGCCGGGCTTCTCGGCCGCCATGCGGCCCGAGTCGATCGCGCGCTACACGTTCCCGGACGGCGCCTTCTGGGCAGAAGATCTCGCCGGCGAACCGAACACGAAGGGACACGCGGCATGA
- a CDS encoding SDR family NAD(P)-dependent oxidoreductase, which yields MTDFEGLKALVTGGASGIGRATAELLAARGAQVAVLDLDPSPVTKPLLGFRADISDDASVREAVAAAVAELGGLDVLVNNAGIGAQGTVEDNDDAEWHRVLDVNVVGMVRVTRAALPHLRRSSHAAIVNTGSIAVTAGLPQRALYSATKGAVYSLTLAMAADHVREGIRVNCVNPGTADTPWIGRLLDKAPDPAAERAALEARQPIGRLVSADEVAGAIAYLASPLSGATTGTSLAVDGGVQGLRLRPVGR from the coding sequence ATGACCGACTTCGAGGGTCTCAAGGCCCTGGTGACCGGCGGCGCCTCCGGCATCGGCCGGGCCACCGCGGAACTCCTGGCCGCGCGCGGCGCCCAGGTCGCCGTCCTCGACCTCGACCCGTCGCCCGTGACCAAGCCCCTGCTCGGGTTCCGGGCCGACATCAGCGACGACGCCTCCGTCCGCGAGGCGGTCGCCGCCGCCGTCGCCGAGCTCGGCGGCCTCGACGTCCTGGTCAACAACGCGGGGATCGGCGCCCAGGGCACCGTCGAGGACAACGACGACGCCGAATGGCACCGCGTCCTGGACGTGAACGTCGTCGGCATGGTCCGGGTGACCCGCGCCGCCCTCCCGCATCTGCGCCGGTCGTCCCACGCGGCGATCGTCAACACCGGCTCCATCGCCGTCACCGCGGGCCTCCCGCAACGCGCCCTCTACAGCGCGACCAAGGGCGCGGTGTACTCACTGACCCTCGCCATGGCCGCCGACCACGTCCGCGAGGGCATCCGCGTCAACTGCGTCAACCCCGGCACGGCGGACACCCCGTGGATCGGCCGCCTCCTCGACAAGGCCCCGGACCCCGCGGCCGAGCGCGCCGCCCTGGAGGCCCGCCAGCCCATCGGCCGCCTCGTCTCCGCCGACGAGGTCGCCGGTGCCATCGCCTACTTGGCGAGCCCCCTCTCCGGCGCCACCACAGGCACCTCCCTCGCCGTCGACGGCGGCGTGCAGGGCCTGCGACTGCGTCCGGTGGGCCGGTGA